GCTGACCAACTGTCCCCCGATATGTCCGTCAACTCATTCATCAAGAACAATTTTCTGGCCGGGCTCGTTCTGGTGGGCCCGCTCGTGGCGACTATCGTCATCGTCCGGGTGCTGCTGGGCTGGGTCGGCGGCTTCCTCGACCCACTCATCCGCGGGACGCGGCTGGCGGTACTGACCGCGAACAACGTCTTGCTCGCCCAGCTACTGACGCTCTCGGTTCTCGTCGCGCTCGTCACGGTACTGGGGTACATCGCCCAGTGGAGCGTCGGGCAGCGACTGTTCGGAAAGACGGGGCACCTGGTCACGTTCGTGCCCGTCGTCCGGACCATCTACGGGAGCATCCGGCAGATGACCACCTCCGTCGTCAACCGGCAGTCTGACTACGAGTCCGTCGTGTACGTTGAGTATCCCCGCGACGGCGTCTACCAGCTGGGACTCAAAACGGGGACGAGCCCGGCGGACGTCTCCGAAGCGGCCGGCGAGAGCGCGTCGAGCGTGTTCATCCCCGGCAGTCCCAACCCCACCCAGGGCATGCTCGTCATGGTCCCCGAGAGCCGGACCTACGAGTCCGACCTGAGCGTCCGCGCGGCGATCCGGTTGCTGATGACGACCGGGATGGCACAGTCAGACGACATCATCCGACTCGACGAAAACGAGGTCGGCGGGGCGACTGACGCCGGATAAAGCAGGGGTCTGGGTGCCTACTTCCCCTCGAAGTCCGGCTCCTCGTCCCCCATGAACGCGTTGATACCCTCCATCACGTCGTCGGTGCCGATGAGGTGGCCGAAGGCCTGGGACTCGACTTCGAGCCCGGCGTCGATGTCGTCGCGGCCGGCGAGCATCGCGCGCTTGGTGAGCTTCTGGGCGACCGGCGGGCCGGCGGCCATGTCCGTGGTCAGTTCGAGCGCCCGCTCGTAGAGGGCGTCGTTGTCGACGACTTCGTTGATGAAGCCGTACTCGGCCAGTTCGGCGGCGTCGTAGCGCTCGGCGGTGAAGATGATTTCCTTGGCGCGGCCCTCGCCGACGATGCGGGCGAGTCGCTGTGTGCCGCCCCAGCCCGGCAGGAGACCGAGGTTGTGCTCGGGCTGGCCCAGTTCCGACCGCTCCGAGGCCACGCGGAGGTCGGCACAGGTCGCCAGTTCCATCCCGCCGCCCAGCGCGTAACCGTCGATGCCGGCGACGACCGGCATCGAGCATTCTTCGAGCTTGCCGAAGGTCTCCTGGCCCTTCCGGGAGAGGTCGATGGCGTCGAGCGGCGTCGCGTTCGAGGCCATCGACTGCACGTCGGCCCCGGCGGAGAAGGCCTTGTCGCCGGCCCCAGTCAGCAGGATGGCACGCACTTCGTCGTCGGCTTCGAGGAGGTCGATGGCGTCCGCGAGGTCGTCCATCAGCTCCGGGCTGACGGTGTTCATCCGGTGTGGGCGGTCGAGTTCAATGTGACCGACCATGTCGCCGGGGTACTCGACGTTGACGTTGTCGAACTCCGCGGGCGCCTCGTCCTCGCTGGCGTAGAAGCCGCCGTCCTCGGCGGCCGCCCGGAGCCCGTCGGCGACGGCGTAGCGCGCCGCACCGGTCGCCTCGTGAGCCTCCGCAAGCGTCTCGACGAGCGTCTCCAGGCCAGTCTTGTCGGCCATCTTCGCGGGCCCGTCCGGGAAGCCGCCGCCGAGCTTCACGGCCTGGTCGATGTCCGCGACCGGGGCCACGTCGTTCTCGACGAGCTTGCCGACCTCGTTTGCCATCACGGCGACGAGGCGGTGCTCGACGTCCTCTCGGCCGGCGTCGGTCGGGATGTCGACGCCGCCGTTCTCGTAGTCGTAGAACCCCTTGCCGGTCTTCTTGCCCAGTTCCTCGTTCTCGACTTTCTCCTCGAGGAGGGGACACGGCGCGTACGGTTCGCCCAGCACCTCGTGCATATATTCGAGGACGTGGAGGCCCACGTCGTTGCCGACCTGGTCGGAGAGTTCGAACGAGCCCATCGGCAGGCCCATGTCGAACTTCGTCGTCGAGTCGACCTCGGCGACGGTCGCCACGTCGTCGTGGACGAGCCAGGCGGCCTCGTTCATCAGCGGAACGAGGATGCGGTTGACGATGAACCCCGGCGAGTCCTTCCGGACGCGGACCGGCGTCTTCTCGAAGTCCTCGGCGAGGGCCTCGATGGCTTCCAGCGTTTCGTCGCTGGAGTGGGCGCCGGAGATGACCTCGACCAGTTGCATCCGCACCGGCGGATTGAAGAAGTGCATCCCGCAGAACTGCTCGGGCCGTTCGGTCACTTCCGACAGCTCCGTGATGGAGAGGCTGGAGGTGTTCGTGGCGAAGATGGCCTCCGCGGGCGCGTACTCCTCGACCTCCGTGTACACGTCCTTCTTTATCTCCATCTTCTCGGGGACAGCCTCGATGACCACGTCGGCGTCGCCGACGGCCTCCTCGACGTCCACCAATGGCGTCACGCGGTTCAGCGCCGCGTCGGCCTCGTCCTGCGTGAGCTGGTCTTTCTCGGCCAGCTTGTTCAGCGACCACTCGATGTTGTCGTATCCGTTCTCGACGAACTCGTCTTTGATGTCCCGCATCCGCACGTCGTAGCCCGCGAGCGCGGCCACTTCGGTGATTCCATGGCCCATGTTCCCGGCACCGAGCACGGCGATAGTGTCAATATCCTCGAAATCCATGACGTATCGTTCCACTGCCGGCCGGGGCTTCAACGTTTCTCTCGGTAGCAAACCACTTCTGAGTTTATTTCGGATTACGAACCATTATTGCCCTGCACGTCAACACACCGCACATGGATTTCGAACTGACCGCCGAGCAGCGACAGATACGGGACGAGGTCGCGCGGTTCGCCGAAAACGAAATCGAACCGGTCGCGACGGAGTACGACACCGCGGAGAAGTTCCCCCACGAAATCGTCGAGCAGGCCGCGGAGATGGGGCTGACAGGGGCGAACATCCCGCTGGAGTACGGCGGCGGGGGCTACGACACGCTGACGAGCGCCATCATCGCCGAGGAACTGTTCGCGGCCGACCCCGGTATCGGCCTGAGCATCCAGTCGGCGTCCTTCGGAGCCGACGCAATCGTCGGGTTCGGGACGGAAACCCAGAAAGAGGAGTACCTGGAACCGGTAGCGACCGGCGACGCCATCATGGGCGCGGCCATCTCGGAGCCGGACACGGGCTCGGACGTGTCTTCGGTGTCGACGCAGGCGCGCAAGGACGGCGACGAGTGGGTCGTCAACGGCACCAAGATGTGGATTACCAACGGGTCGGTCGGCGACTACTTCGTCGTGCTCTGTGAGACCGACCCCGACGCGGAGGGGCGGTACAACGGCTTCTCCCAGATTCTCGTCGAGTCCGACCGCGACGGGTTCGCGGCCGAAAAGATTACGGGGAAACTGGGCATCCGCGCGTCGGACACGGCGGAACTCGTCCTCGACGACGTGCGCGTCCCCGAGGCGAACCTCGTCGGCACGCGCGGGGCCGGTTTCCTCCAGCTCATGCAGTTCTTCGACGAGACCCGGACCGGCGTCGCCGCACAGGGCGTCGGCATCGCCCGCGGGGCCGCCGAGCACGCCCTTGCCTACGCACAGGACCGCGAGCAGTTCGGCCAGTCCATCTCGGAGTTCCAGGCCATCCAGCACAAGCTCGCCGAGCTGTTCACCGAAATCGAGGCCGCGCGCCAGCTCACGTACAAATCCGCCTGGAGCGTCGACAACGCCGACGACCAGCTCACCCAGCTTGCGTCGATGGCCAAGGAGAAGGCCTCCCGGGTCGCCGTCGAGACGGCCGACGAGGCCGTCCAGATTCACGGCGGGGCCGGCTACGTCAACGACTTCGACGTCGAGCGGTTCTACCGCGACGCCAAGATAACTCAGATATACGAGGGGACGACCGAGATACAGAAGAACATCATCGCCCGGGAACTGCTCGGGAAAGGCATGACCTGAGCCGTCCCGCGGTTCCCCCCGCGGGGCGCGCCTGCCGGTCTCCGGGGCGAATCGGACCGCTGCTTTTTACCTCACAGGGCGGTCTAGTCGAACCAACCATGGGCGACCGAACCCCGCGCCGCGTTGCTCGCCCGCTTCGAACCGCACCCGGTTGCCGCTCCCCCCGTCGCTGTTGTTGTCCCCGGTGACTCCCGTCCGGTGACTCGGACCGCGACCGACTGTCTCGTGCGCAGACGACACCACCCACACTACACACTAATGTTCGACCGACTGAAAGCGGATATCCGTACAGCACTCGCAAAGGACCCCGCGGCGACCAGCGCCCTGGAGGTCGCGCTCACCTACCCCGGCCTCCACGCCGTCTGGGCCCATCGCGTCGCCCACTGGCTCTGGACGGGCGACCGGACGCTGCTGGCCAGACTCCTCTCGCATCTCGCCCGGTTCCTGACCGGGGTCGAGATACACCCCGCGGCGGCGGTCGGCGAACGCGTGTTCATCGACCACGGGATGGGCGTCGTCGTCGGCGAGACCGCCGAAATCGGCGACGACGTGCTCCTGTATCACGGCGTGACGCTCGGCGGCACGTCGATGCGACGGGAGAAACGCCACCCGACGGTCGAGGACGGCGCGACGCTGGGGGCCGACGCCTCGATAATGGGGCCGATAACCGTCGGCGAGAACGCCTCCGTCGGTGCCGGCGCCGTCGTGGTCGACGACGTGCCGCCGGAGACGACGGTCGTCGGCAACCCGGCGAAGCCGGTCGGCGCGGCCGGCACCGCCTCACCCGGCCCCGACCCCGCCATCGCCGACGGCTGACGGACACGTTCTTCTCGGTCGAGTCACTACCTCGGAGCGATGACCGACTCACCATACGAGACGCTGCGGGCGGACCCCGACATCGGCCCGCTCGTCGAGCGCCACGGCGAACTCACGCTCGACCCCGCGTCGGACCTCTTCGAGCGGCTGGTGGTCTCGATCCTCCGCCAGCAGGTGTCGATGGCCTCGGCCGCCGCGACGCGGGAACGGCTGTTCGACGCCGTCACCGTGACGCCAGCGGGCATCGCCGACGCCGACGACGAGGTGCTGCGGGACGCCGGACTGTCCCGACAGAAGACTCGCTACGTCAACGAAGTCGCCGAGACGTTTCTGGCGGAGGAGTACTCGCTTGCGACGTTCGAGGACGCCACCGACGAGGACATCCGCGAGGCGCTGACCGCCATCACGGGCGTCGGCGACTGGACCGCGAACATGCAACTCCTGTTCGCCTTCGGCCGCGAGGACGTGTTCCCGGTCGGCGACCTCGGCATCCGCAAGGGGTTCGAGGCCGTCGTCGGCGAGGGGTACAGCCGCGCGGAGATGCGCGAGTACGCCGAGCGGTGGTCGCCGTACCGCAGTTACGCGAGCCTCTACCTGTGGCGGGCCGACGAGGACATCGCCGAGAGCGTCGCGGAAGTGCGCGAGGACTGACTACTCCTCGCTCTGCTCCTCTTCCTCGGTCTCGACCTCCGCCTCGTCGTCGGCGCGGCGGGTCACGTCGACCTGATAGTGCTTGAGGATGTCCCGCCCCAGCAGGAGCGGGTAGTCCATGTGCGAGCGGTCCTCGACGCTGGCCGTGACGGTGTGTTGGGTCCCGCCGACGCCGACGACGAGGTCGACGACCGGGCGCGAGCGGCCGGACTTGACGCTCCCGGACTTGACCGTGACGATGTCGAGAATCGGCCCCGTCCCGATGTCCGCCGCGAGCCTCGCGTCGATGCTGCTCCTGGTCGCGCCGGTGTCTGACTTGGCGAGAACGGACTTGGTCCCCTGGGTGCCGGTGACGACGACCTCCTCGATGTAGCCGACGACCACGTTCTCCTGTGCCTTCCGCTGGGGCTTTTTCGGCGTGCACGCCGGCCGTGAGTCGTCGAGCCGGTCGGAAAGCCGCTCGACGGTCGCATCGTCGACGCTGCCGCCCGCCTGCTCGATGGCGAGCTGGGCGATGTAGGGGGCGGGGCTGACGCCGCTCGCCTTGAACAGGCCGCGGAACCCGGCGGTGGGGTTGACCTCAAGCACGTAGTAGCCGTCCTCGCTCTGGACGATGTCGACGCCGGCGTAGTCCAGCCCGATTGCCTCGACCGAGTCGAGCGCTATCTCCCTGACGCGCTCGGGGAGCTTCCCGGTCATGTCCTCGACGTCGCCGCCCAGCGCGACGTTCGTCCGCCACTCCCCCTCGGGCGCGTAGCGGTTCATCGCGCCGACGATGCGGTCGCCGACGACGTACACGCGGAGGTCGTGGTGGCGCTTCTCGTCGTGTTCCATGTACTCCTGGAGGAACGCGTAGCGGCCCCCGACCTGGGCGTTGACCTGGTTCTCCAGGTCGACCATCCACGTCCCGCCGCCGTGGGTGCCGATGGCCGTCTTGTACACCGCGCGGTCGCCGAAGCGGTCCCGCTCGTCGTTGAGCCGGTCGTTCGACAGCGCGAGCAAGGCGTCGGGGACCGGCACGCCAGCGTCGGCCAGGGCGGCGGCGCTCGCGAACTTGTGCAGGGCCGTCGTCGCCGCCATCGGTTCGTTCAGCGTCGGCGCGAGGCGGCTGACGGTCATCCCCAGCCCGATGCCCTCCGCGGGGTGTTCGTTGCTGGAGAGCAGCATCCGGTTCGCAATCACGTCGACGCTGGGTTCCAGCGTCATCTCGCCGTCGGTGACGCTTATCGTGGTGTTCTCGTTGCGGAGCCACTCCGTGTCGTACCCCATCTCGTCGACGGCGTTCAGGATGGCCTTCGACTCCTTGCTGGAGTGGAGGCTGAGGACGCCGACTGTGATGTCCTGGTCGCTCATGCCGGCGACTTCTGTCGGCCACAGTATAGAAGTACGGATACTCGGTCGTCTCGGAGGGGTTTTAGCCGCCGCATCTCGTTGTGATGGCATGGAGGAACCCAGGGCGTTCACCTTCGACGGCGGCCGTGTCGAACCGGGTGAGACCCGTAACGTCCGATACACCGTCAGCGAGACCTATCTGGGTGACGCCGTCCGGGTGCCGGTGACCATCGTCAACGGGGAGCGCCCCGGACCGACGGTGTTTCTCACCGCGGCGGCCCACGGCGACGAACTCAACGGCATCGAGGTCGTCCGGGAGGTTGCCCACGAGTGGGACCACGAGGGGCTGGCGGGGACGCTGGTCTGCCTGCCGGTGTTGAACGTTCCGGCCTTCCTCGCCCAGGAGCGATACCTGCCCATCTACGACCGCGACCTGAACCGCTCGTTCCCCGGGGACCCCGACTCGACGAGCGCGAAGCGGATGGCCCACGAGATTTTCCGGAACTTCCTGGCCCCCTGTGACGTGGGCCTGGACTTCCACACGTCCACCCGCGGGCGAACGAACATGCTCCACGTCCGGGCGGACATGGACGACCCGGCGGTCGCGCGGGTCGCCAACGCCTTCGCGTCGAACGTCATCATCTCCTCGGAAGGGCCCTCGGGGTCGCTCCGGCGCGAGCTGAGCGACGCGGGCGTCCCGACGATAACGATAGAGATGGGCGAGGCCCACCGGTTCCAGCGGCCGCTCATCGACTCTGCTCTGGAGAGCGTTCGGTCGGTGCTGGCGGAGTTCGGCCTCCGGGGCTCCGACACCGTCCAGTGGCCGGGCTGGCGGACGGTCATCGACGACACCGGCGAGAAGACCTGGATACGGGCGGACTCGGGCGGCCTGGTCGATATGCATTACGAGCGCGGCGACCTGGTGTACGAGGACGACGTCATCTGTACGATTACGAACCCGTTCAAGACCGAGAACACGCTGATGCGTGCGCCGTTTACCGGCCTGCTGGTCGGCGTCCTCGAGAACCCGCTGGTGTACCCCGGGAACCCCCTCTGTCACCTGGTCCGGCTCGACGACCGGACCCAGCGAGCCATCGAGTGGAACCGCCGGGTGGACGACGACGATTGGTAACGGCGGAGTAGTCAATTGACGAACGTCTTCGGGCGGGTTTTCGGCGATACGGGTCCGTGTAGAAACTACTATCTGTCCCCGGACTAACCCCCCTGTGTATGAGTCAGTCTTACAATCGCGGCACCGTCGAGGACTTCGGACGGTGGCGGGAGTTCTCGGCCGGGATGTGGGCCTGGATATTCCACAAGTTCACCGGCTGGGTGCTCGTGGGCTACCTGTTCACCCACATCGCGGTGCTGAGCACCTCGGTCGGTGTCGACCCGGCGAGCGCGCAGGCAGGCAGCGACCTCTACACCAGTACGCTCAGCGGCCTCGAATCGCTGCTGATAGTCCGGTTCCTCGAAGTCGGGCTGCTGGCCGTCGCCGTCTTCCACATCCTCAACGGCATCCGGCTGTTGATGGTCGACCTCGGCGTGGGCCTCGAATCGCAGGACAAGAGCTTCTACGCGTCGCTGCTGCTGACCGGCGCAATCGTCGTCGCCAGCGTGCCGACGTTCCTCGGGGGGGCACTCGTCTAATGGCACAGCACTACTCTTCGTTCGACCGCGGCGGGCGTCGCTGGCTGTTCCAGC
Above is a window of Haloarcula sp. DT43 DNA encoding:
- a CDS encoding DUF502 domain-containing protein; the protein is MSVNSFIKNNFLAGLVLVGPLVATIVIVRVLLGWVGGFLDPLIRGTRLAVLTANNVLLAQLLTLSVLVALVTVLGYIAQWSVGQRLFGKTGHLVTFVPVVRTIYGSIRQMTTSVVNRQSDYESVVYVEYPRDGVYQLGLKTGTSPADVSEAAGESASSVFIPGSPNPTQGMLVMVPESRTYESDLSVRAAIRLLMTTGMAQSDDIIRLDENEVGGATDAG
- a CDS encoding 3-hydroxyacyl-CoA dehydrogenase/enoyl-CoA hydratase family protein, coding for MDFEDIDTIAVLGAGNMGHGITEVAALAGYDVRMRDIKDEFVENGYDNIEWSLNKLAEKDQLTQDEADAALNRVTPLVDVEEAVGDADVVIEAVPEKMEIKKDVYTEVEEYAPAEAIFATNTSSLSITELSEVTERPEQFCGMHFFNPPVRMQLVEVISGAHSSDETLEAIEALAEDFEKTPVRVRKDSPGFIVNRILVPLMNEAAWLVHDDVATVAEVDSTTKFDMGLPMGSFELSDQVGNDVGLHVLEYMHEVLGEPYAPCPLLEEKVENEELGKKTGKGFYDYENGGVDIPTDAGREDVEHRLVAVMANEVGKLVENDVAPVADIDQAVKLGGGFPDGPAKMADKTGLETLVETLAEAHEATGAARYAVADGLRAAAEDGGFYASEDEAPAEFDNVNVEYPGDMVGHIELDRPHRMNTVSPELMDDLADAIDLLEADDEVRAILLTGAGDKAFSAGADVQSMASNATPLDAIDLSRKGQETFGKLEECSMPVVAGIDGYALGGGMELATCADLRVASERSELGQPEHNLGLLPGWGGTQRLARIVGEGRAKEIIFTAERYDAAELAEYGFINEVVDNDALYERALELTTDMAAGPPVAQKLTKRAMLAGRDDIDAGLEVESQAFGHLIGTDDVMEGINAFMGDEEPDFEGK
- a CDS encoding acyl-CoA dehydrogenase family protein gives rise to the protein MDFELTAEQRQIRDEVARFAENEIEPVATEYDTAEKFPHEIVEQAAEMGLTGANIPLEYGGGGYDTLTSAIIAEELFAADPGIGLSIQSASFGADAIVGFGTETQKEEYLEPVATGDAIMGAAISEPDTGSDVSSVSTQARKDGDEWVVNGTKMWITNGSVGDYFVVLCETDPDAEGRYNGFSQILVESDRDGFAAEKITGKLGIRASDTAELVLDDVRVPEANLVGTRGAGFLQLMQFFDETRTGVAAQGVGIARGAAEHALAYAQDREQFGQSISEFQAIQHKLAELFTEIEAARQLTYKSAWSVDNADDQLTQLASMAKEKASRVAVETADEAVQIHGGAGYVNDFDVERFYRDAKITQIYEGTTEIQKNIIARELLGKGMT
- the cysE gene encoding serine O-acetyltransferase; its protein translation is MFDRLKADIRTALAKDPAATSALEVALTYPGLHAVWAHRVAHWLWTGDRTLLARLLSHLARFLTGVEIHPAAAVGERVFIDHGMGVVVGETAEIGDDVLLYHGVTLGGTSMRREKRHPTVEDGATLGADASIMGPITVGENASVGAGAVVVDDVPPETTVVGNPAKPVGAAGTASPGPDPAIADG
- a CDS encoding DNA-3-methyladenine glycosylase family protein, which produces MTDSPYETLRADPDIGPLVERHGELTLDPASDLFERLVVSILRQQVSMASAAATRERLFDAVTVTPAGIADADDEVLRDAGLSRQKTRYVNEVAETFLAEEYSLATFEDATDEDIREALTAITGVGDWTANMQLLFAFGREDVFPVGDLGIRKGFEAVVGEGYSRAEMREYAERWSPYRSYASLYLWRADEDIAESVAEVRED
- a CDS encoding RimK family alpha-L-glutamate ligase, which codes for MSDQDITVGVLSLHSSKESKAILNAVDEMGYDTEWLRNENTTISVTDGEMTLEPSVDVIANRMLLSSNEHPAEGIGLGMTVSRLAPTLNEPMAATTALHKFASAAALADAGVPVPDALLALSNDRLNDERDRFGDRAVYKTAIGTHGGGTWMVDLENQVNAQVGGRYAFLQEYMEHDEKRHHDLRVYVVGDRIVGAMNRYAPEGEWRTNVALGGDVEDMTGKLPERVREIALDSVEAIGLDYAGVDIVQSEDGYYVLEVNPTAGFRGLFKASGVSPAPYIAQLAIEQAGGSVDDATVERLSDRLDDSRPACTPKKPQRKAQENVVVGYIEEVVVTGTQGTKSVLAKSDTGATRSSIDARLAADIGTGPILDIVTVKSGSVKSGRSRPVVDLVVGVGGTQHTVTASVEDRSHMDYPLLLGRDILKHYQVDVTRRADDEAEVETEEEEQSEE
- a CDS encoding succinylglutamate desuccinylase/aspartoacylase family protein, with translation MEEPRAFTFDGGRVEPGETRNVRYTVSETYLGDAVRVPVTIVNGERPGPTVFLTAAAHGDELNGIEVVREVAHEWDHEGLAGTLVCLPVLNVPAFLAQERYLPIYDRDLNRSFPGDPDSTSAKRMAHEIFRNFLAPCDVGLDFHTSTRGRTNMLHVRADMDDPAVARVANAFASNVIISSEGPSGSLRRELSDAGVPTITIEMGEAHRFQRPLIDSALESVRSVLAEFGLRGSDTVQWPGWRTVIDDTGEKTWIRADSGGLVDMHYERGDLVYEDDVICTITNPFKTENTLMRAPFTGLLVGVLENPLVYPGNPLCHLVRLDDRTQRAIEWNRRVDDDDW
- the sdhC gene encoding succinate dehydrogenase, cytochrome b556 subunit, with protein sequence MSQSYNRGTVEDFGRWREFSAGMWAWIFHKFTGWVLVGYLFTHIAVLSTSVGVDPASAQAGSDLYTSTLSGLESLLIVRFLEVGLLAVAVFHILNGIRLLMVDLGVGLESQDKSFYASLLLTGAIVVASVPTFLGGALV